In Acidobacteriota bacterium, one genomic interval encodes:
- a CDS encoding tyrosine-type recombinase/integrase: MKARKGYVFKQGKVWVARITYGTPDGKRHNITRNAATKTEATELLDDLRQQYKDYGAKPLEGARLKMAELVDAYLKAKVKPAEYHGDRKVAGMRNWRSPTLYAATIKQHFGKKRIKDVTPSDIEIFKSLRLKTQTVRGKERSIASVNRELELLRAIFSFAKREGWLLVNPFERLEGVISKADETRRERVLSKAEEGRLLDACIGPRAHLKPLLLAALDTGMRKGELLTLRWRNVDLAARTITVTARNSKTARQRTVGITTRLFGELEHLWKISPQDAEELVFGITDNFKRSWLGACRAAGVEGFRFHDSRHTCISRWVASGLPIPEIMRLSGHSTLTAFAIYANATEQTVKRGADALDTWHEMNAIETVSAMVN; encoded by the coding sequence ATGAAAGCTCGAAAAGGCTACGTTTTCAAACAAGGAAAAGTTTGGGTTGCGAGGATAACCTACGGCACCCCGGATGGGAAGCGCCACAACATCACCCGCAATGCGGCAACCAAGACCGAAGCCACCGAACTGCTCGATGATCTGCGCCAGCAGTACAAGGACTATGGGGCCAAGCCGCTCGAAGGGGCGCGGCTGAAGATGGCCGAACTGGTTGACGCTTACCTGAAGGCGAAGGTCAAGCCCGCCGAGTACCACGGCGACCGCAAAGTCGCGGGCATGCGCAACTGGCGCAGTCCGACGCTCTACGCCGCGACGATCAAGCAGCACTTCGGCAAGAAACGCATCAAGGACGTTACGCCCAGCGACATCGAAATCTTCAAAAGTCTGCGCCTAAAAACTCAGACGGTACGGGGCAAGGAACGCAGCATTGCCTCGGTCAACCGGGAGCTTGAACTATTGCGCGCCATCTTCAGCTTCGCCAAACGCGAGGGCTGGCTGTTGGTCAATCCGTTTGAGCGGTTGGAAGGTGTTATCAGCAAGGCTGACGAAACACGGCGGGAGCGCGTGTTGAGCAAGGCGGAAGAGGGCCGGTTGCTTGATGCTTGCATTGGCCCGCGCGCGCACCTGAAACCACTACTGCTGGCTGCGCTCGATACCGGCATGCGCAAAGGTGAACTGCTCACACTGCGCTGGCGCAACGTTGATCTGGCGGCGCGCACGATCACTGTGACAGCCCGGAACAGCAAGACCGCGCGTCAACGCACTGTCGGTATCACGACGCGCCTGTTCGGCGAATTAGAACACCTCTGGAAAATCTCACCGCAAGACGCCGAAGAGTTGGTCTTCGGTATCACCGACAACTTCAAACGAAGCTGGCTAGGAGCCTGCCGCGCCGCCGGCGTCGAAGGCTTCAGGTTTCATGACAGCCGCCATACCTGCATTTCACGCTGGGTGGCTTCGGGGCTGCCGATCCCGGAGATCATGCGCTTGAGCGGGCACAGCACACTGACGGCCTTTGCAATTTATGCGAATGCGACGGAGCAGACGGTGAAGCGCGGCGCCGATGCGCTCGACACCTGGCATGAGATGAACGCCATCGAAACGGTCAGCGCAATGGTGAATTGA
- a CDS encoding AAA family ATPase, translated as MRLHELWISDYKNLKDFRIHFDADSPITVIVGWNGTGKSNLFEALVIIFRDLDLNQATPFAYKIKYTCHTDKVEIDYDPARPGKERLKATVTPLVFTLEGEKTKKEIPKPAFVFGYYSGPSNRFKEHFLEHQRRYYEAILNAKEATPAELRRLKSLRRLFYAETHHSKYVLLAFFLKRDEKIDGFLREYLRIEGLDGLESVLFVMKEPSWTGKEGDPRFWNARGLVQKFLDKLFSVSLAPMRLSQNLPTGIKKRSRQELLYLYVQSSEKLAELAQDYETPSDFFASLESADLSEVIHDVIIKVKIRNHDGTLTFRELSEGEQQLLMVLGLMRFTKEKESLILLDEPDTHLNPFWSTEYLDLIKRIVDDEESSEEPQSRHILMSTHDPLVIAGLEREQIQIFKRDQETDRCYAEIPDRSPRGMGFEGVLTSDMFGFRSALDKPTLEKLDKKRQLTIKDHLSPDEQRELEKLNQQIGELDFTNVVRDDYYRLFAREMAKYEAEHEMHERVLTPAQREAREKFAKELVARLKRQQKKEDEQE; from the coding sequence ATGAGATTGCACGAACTCTGGATCAGCGACTACAAAAACCTGAAGGACTTCCGCATCCACTTCGACGCGGACAGCCCCATCACGGTCATTGTTGGCTGGAACGGCACTGGCAAATCGAACCTGTTTGAAGCTCTGGTCATCATCTTCCGCGATCTGGATTTGAACCAAGCCACGCCCTTCGCCTACAAGATCAAATACACCTGCCACACCGATAAAGTTGAGATTGATTACGATCCGGCGCGTCCCGGCAAAGAACGCTTGAAAGCCACTGTTACGCCGCTTGTCTTCACGCTCGAAGGAGAAAAGACAAAGAAGGAAATCCCGAAACCGGCCTTCGTCTTTGGGTATTACTCTGGCCCTAGCAATCGGTTCAAAGAACACTTCCTGGAACATCAGCGGCGTTATTACGAAGCGATCCTGAATGCGAAAGAAGCCACGCCAGCGGAATTGCGGCGGCTGAAATCCTTGCGGCGGCTGTTTTACGCCGAAACGCACCACAGCAAATATGTCCTGCTCGCCTTCTTTCTCAAACGCGATGAAAAGATTGACGGCTTTTTGCGCGAGTACCTGCGCATTGAAGGTTTGGACGGGTTGGAATCGGTGCTCTTCGTGATGAAAGAGCCTTCGTGGACAGGCAAGGAAGGCGACCCGCGTTTCTGGAACGCGCGCGGCCTAGTGCAAAAGTTTCTGGACAAGCTGTTTTCCGTTTCGCTCGCGCCTATGCGCCTATCGCAAAACCTGCCAACCGGTATCAAGAAACGCTCGAGGCAAGAACTGCTTTACCTTTACGTCCAAAGCTCAGAGAAATTGGCCGAGTTAGCGCAGGATTACGAAACGCCCAGCGATTTCTTTGCCAGCCTGGAAAGCGCCGACCTTTCCGAAGTCATCCACGATGTCATCATCAAGGTAAAAATCCGCAACCACGACGGCACGTTGACCTTCCGCGAACTGAGCGAAGGCGAACAGCAATTGCTGATGGTGCTAGGGCTGATGCGCTTCACGAAAGAAAAAGAGTCTTTGATCCTGCTGGATGAGCCTGACACGCACCTGAATCCGTTTTGGAGCACTGAATATCTCGACCTCATCAAAAGAATCGTAGACGACGAAGAAAGCAGCGAAGAGCCACAGTCACGTCACATCCTGATGTCTACGCACGACCCGTTGGTCATTGCGGGGCTGGAACGCGAGCAAATCCAAATCTTCAAACGCGATCAGGAAACAGACCGTTGTTATGCCGAAATCCCCGACCGCAGCCCGCGCGGGATGGGTTTCGAGGGCGTGTTGACCAGCGATATGTTTGGCTTCCGCTCCGCGCTAGACAAGCCGACGCTAGAAAAATTGGATAAGAAGCGGCAGCTTACGATCAAAGACCATTTGAGTCCCGACGAACAACGAGAGCTTGAGAAGTTAAACCAACAGATTGGCGAACTGGATTTCACCAACGTTGTTCGTGACGATTACTACCGGCTATTTGCCAGGGAAATGGCGAAGTACGAAGCCGAACACGAAATGCACGAAAGAGTGTTGACGCCCGCACAACGTGAAGCGCGGGAAAAGTTTGCTAAAGAGTTGGTTGCTCGATTGAAGAGGCAACAGAAGAAAGAGGATGAGCAAGAATGA
- a CDS encoding restriction endonuclease subunit S, translated as MSNLPKGWVKAALGELLHLVNGYAFKPSDWGQEGLPIIRIQNLNNPDAKFNRCRYELPEKFLVNSRDLLFAWSGTPGTSFGAHIWRGGKAWLNQHIFKVVFDQASLNKSYLRFAINQNLNEYVAAARGGSGLAHITKGQFESSEIPIPPLAEQHRIVAEIEKQFTRLDAAVASLRRVQANLKRYRAAVLKAACEGRLVEMEAALARAEQRPYEPAAELLQRLLRERRARWEADQLAKMEAAGKPPKDDKWKANYDDPLAPDISTLPKLPEGWTHASLDECFIVERGRFSIRPRNDPRYYNGKYPFVQIGDLPREGGSIAIYTQTLNEKGLEVSKLFKRGTVLIAIVGATIANTGILTFDSCCPDSLVAIQSDDEVRAQYVEFYLRSKKLEIRELAYASGGQPNINLALLQPYWFPLPPFAEQQRIVEEAERRFSIIDDLERSVIASLQRAETLRQKVLQDAFTGKLVEQDLNDESASKLLERIKAERLRREAEEHEKRKEERKTVKKTGKTATGERRKLVEVLREAESPLAPEVLFREAGFKPEEVEAFYDELKQADQDNLITEDKRQSGEVYLSARA; from the coding sequence ATGAGTAATTTGCCAAAGGGCTGGGTGAAAGCTGCTCTTGGAGAACTGCTTCACTTGGTCAACGGGTATGCTTTCAAGCCTTCAGATTGGGGGCAGGAAGGGCTGCCGATCATTCGCATACAAAACCTCAACAATCCTGACGCCAAGTTCAATCGGTGCCGCTATGAATTGCCGGAAAAGTTTCTCGTGAACTCCAGAGATTTGCTATTCGCTTGGTCTGGCACGCCAGGCACATCCTTCGGCGCGCACATCTGGCGAGGCGGCAAGGCTTGGTTGAATCAGCATATATTCAAAGTCGTGTTCGATCAGGCAAGCTTGAACAAAAGCTATCTGCGGTTCGCTATCAATCAGAACCTCAATGAGTATGTTGCAGCGGCACGCGGTGGTAGCGGACTTGCTCACATCACAAAAGGGCAATTTGAGTCATCGGAAATTCCCATTCCGCCACTCGCTGAACAACACCGCATCGTTGCCGAAATCGAAAAACAATTCACGCGCCTGGATGCTGCCGTAGCCAGTCTGCGGCGGGTGCAGGCCAATTTGAAGCGGTACCGCGCCGCCGTGCTCAAGGCTGCGTGCGAAGGCCGCTTAGTCGAAATGGAAGCTGCTCTGGCCCGCGCCGAACAGCGCCCCTACGAACCGGCGGCAGAACTGTTGCAACGCCTTCTCCGCGAGCGCCGCGCCCGCTGGGAAGCCGACCAACTCGCCAAAATGGAAGCGGCAGGTAAACCGCCCAAAGACGACAAATGGAAAGCCAATTATGATGATCCTCTTGCGCCTGACATCAGCACGTTGCCGAAGTTACCTGAAGGATGGACACACGCAAGTTTAGATGAGTGTTTCATCGTTGAGCGAGGGCGGTTTTCTATCCGTCCAAGAAATGATCCCAGATACTACAACGGCAAATATCCTTTTGTTCAAATTGGTGATTTACCTCGTGAAGGTGGGAGTATTGCAATCTACACGCAAACTCTAAACGAAAAGGGGCTTGAGGTAAGCAAGTTGTTCAAACGGGGAACTGTGTTGATTGCAATCGTAGGTGCCACTATTGCCAACACGGGCATATTAACTTTTGATAGTTGTTGTCCAGATAGTTTGGTCGCTATTCAATCTGACGATGAGGTTCGAGCGCAGTATGTTGAATTCTATTTGCGCTCAAAAAAGCTAGAAATTCGGGAATTGGCATACGCTTCGGGCGGGCAACCGAACATCAATTTGGCCCTTTTACAGCCTTATTGGTTTCCATTGCCCCCCTTTGCTGAACAGCAGCGCATTGTCGAAGAAGCTGAACGCCGCTTCTCCATCATTGACGACCTTGAAAGAAGCGTCATTGCCAGCTTGCAGCGTGCGGAGACATTGCGCCAGAAAGTGTTGCAAGACGCCTTCACCGGCAAGCTGGTCGAGCAAGACCTAAACGACGAATCGGCGAGCAAGCTGCTCGAGCGCATCAAGGCTGAACGATTGAGACGCGAAGCCGAAGAACACGAGAAACGAAAGGAGGAAAGAAAGACTGTGAAGAAGACCGGCAAAACAGCGACGGGCGAACGCCGCAAACTGGTTGAAGTGTTGCGCGAAGCCGAAAGCCCGCTTGCCCCTGAAGTGCTCTTCCGCGAAGCTGGCTTCAAACCGGAAGAAGTTGAAGCGTTTTACGACGAACTGAAACAAGCCGACCAAGACAACTTGATCACCGAAGACAAACGCCAAAGCGGTGAGGTTTACCTGAGCGCCCGCGCATGA
- a CDS encoding DUF3854 domain-containing protein, producing the protein MSLFNTPHTPLRRVNRRYPCPICQHADWCSVREDESAAICMRIGDGAATQTKDGGWLHILRDSEAAQRVAQPVRPRNPQPKLEPLTAPIDRCHAVYTALLESLTLSERHADDLLQRGLHDTAIAYGLYASAPDSEVAQRLCNDLAARFDLYNVPGFYRQGATWRMHAGDWRRGYFVPVRDLAGRVQALTTRLDEPTENSAKYLWLSSRGKLAGASSGVPIHFAGRHLFDKGDAIITEGALKAEVIGQFAECAVVGLASVTAHRANLGYALRAAGVRHARIAFDADWRTNPAVRTQLERLGKELQEAGLVVSLLDWSPTEGKGLDDVLAKEAA; encoded by the coding sequence ATGAGCCTCTTCAACACACCACACACGCCGTTGCGTCGTGTCAATCGCCGCTATCCCTGCCCAATCTGCCAACACGCTGATTGGTGCAGTGTCCGCGAAGATGAAAGCGCGGCCATTTGCATGCGGATCGGCGACGGCGCGGCGACGCAAACCAAAGACGGCGGCTGGCTGCATATTTTGCGTGATAGCGAGGCTGCTCAGCGGGTTGCGCAGCCGGTTCGCCCGCGCAACCCGCAACCCAAGCTTGAACCGCTCACTGCACCGATTGACCGGTGCCACGCCGTCTACACCGCCCTGCTCGAATCGCTCACGTTGAGCGAACGGCACGCTGACGATCTGTTGCAGCGCGGCTTGCACGATACGGCGATTGCCTACGGCCTGTATGCGAGTGCACCAGACAGTGAGGTTGCGCAACGGCTCTGTAATGACTTGGCCGCGCGCTTCGATCTGTACAACGTGCCGGGCTTCTATCGCCAGGGCGCGACGTGGCGAATGCACGCTGGCGACTGGCGGCGCGGTTATTTCGTGCCGGTGCGCGACCTGGCCGGACGGGTTCAGGCGTTGACGACGCGGCTTGATGAACCAACCGAGAACAGCGCGAAATATCTGTGGCTGTCGTCGCGCGGCAAATTGGCTGGCGCGTCCAGCGGCGTGCCCATTCATTTCGCGGGGCGGCATCTGTTTGACAAAGGCGATGCCATCATCACGGAAGGCGCGTTGAAGGCTGAGGTCATTGGGCAGTTCGCCGAATGCGCGGTGGTGGGGCTGGCGAGTGTGACCGCGCACAGAGCCAACCTCGGATACGCGCTGCGGGCCGCAGGTGTCCGGCACGCTCGCATCGCCTTCGATGCTGACTGGCGCACGAACCCCGCCGTCCGCACGCAACTCGAACGCCTCGGCAAAGAATTGCAGGAAGCTGGCCTTGTCGTCTCCTTGTTGGATTGGTCACCGACCGAAGGCAAAGGGCTGGATGATGTACTGGCGAAGGAGGCGGCTTGA
- a CDS encoding SAM-dependent DNA methyltransferase, which translates to MSNQSSGLVQRLWNYCNLLRDDGLSYGDYVEQLTYLLFLKMAWEQTKGPNPKVSNIPETYSWPSLMKLDGERLETRYRRGLEELGKQKGMLGLIFRKALNKIQDPAKLRRLIAELIDKVDWSSLSADVKGDAYEGLLEKNAQDTKGGAGQYFTPRPVIEAIVEVIRPQPGEKISDPACGTGGFLLEAHRYIERHNPNLDKTQKRHLKLKALRGVELVDSVTRLCAMNLLLHGIGPTTEAEGESPVKTADSLSKEPEAEFNVVLTNPPFGKKSSVTFVNEDEDEDEDKKQALTIVRNDFYTSTSNKQLNFLQHVKSLLKIHGRAAVVVPDNVLFEGGAGETIRRKLLEECNVHTLLRLPTGIFYAQGVKANVLFFERMGPGAKAWTKQLWIYDLRTNKHFTLRTRPLQRTDLNEFVECYKADNQNLRKPTWSEENPDGRWRVYSYEELLQRDKLSLDIFWLRDESLESSANLPDADIIAEEIADDLRAALSQFEEIQEDLRSGKTQRATLAPAAV; encoded by the coding sequence ATGAGCAATCAATCATCTGGCCTAGTGCAGCGTCTTTGGAACTACTGTAATTTGCTGCGCGATGATGGCCTGTCTTATGGCGATTACGTCGAGCAATTGACCTATCTGCTCTTTCTAAAAATGGCTTGGGAGCAAACGAAAGGGCCCAACCCAAAGGTTTCTAACATCCCCGAAACGTATAGCTGGCCGAGTCTGATGAAGCTGGACGGCGAACGGCTGGAAACACGCTACCGCCGTGGCTTGGAAGAGTTGGGCAAACAAAAGGGGATGCTCGGTCTGATCTTCCGCAAGGCGCTCAACAAGATTCAAGACCCCGCCAAATTGCGCCGGTTGATCGCGGAGTTGATTGACAAGGTTGATTGGAGCAGCCTGTCAGCGGATGTGAAGGGCGACGCCTACGAAGGTTTGCTCGAAAAGAACGCGCAGGACACCAAAGGCGGGGCGGGGCAATACTTCACGCCGCGTCCCGTCATCGAAGCCATTGTCGAAGTGATCCGCCCACAACCTGGCGAGAAGATTTCCGATCCGGCTTGCGGCACCGGTGGCTTTTTGCTGGAAGCGCACCGCTACATCGAACGACACAACCCCAACTTGGATAAGACGCAAAAGCGGCATTTGAAACTTAAGGCATTGCGCGGCGTCGAGTTGGTGGATAGCGTGACGCGGCTCTGTGCAATGAATCTGCTCTTGCACGGCATTGGCCCTACAACCGAAGCCGAAGGCGAGTCGCCCGTCAAGACCGCCGATAGCCTGAGCAAAGAGCCGGAAGCGGAATTCAATGTCGTGCTGACCAACCCGCCCTTTGGTAAAAAATCCAGCGTGACTTTTGTCAACGAAGATGAGGACGAAGACGAAGACAAAAAGCAGGCGCTGACCATCGTTCGTAATGACTTCTACACTTCGACCAGCAACAAGCAATTGAACTTCCTGCAACACGTCAAGAGCCTGCTCAAAATTCACGGTCGAGCGGCAGTCGTTGTGCCTGACAACGTCCTGTTTGAAGGTGGCGCAGGCGAAACCATTCGCCGCAAACTGCTCGAAGAATGCAACGTGCATACGTTGCTGCGGCTGCCAACCGGCATTTTTTACGCGCAAGGCGTAAAAGCAAACGTGCTTTTCTTTGAGCGCATGGGGCCGGGGGCAAAGGCTTGGACGAAGCAGCTTTGGATTTATGACCTGCGCACCAACAAGCATTTCACCTTGCGCACACGCCCGCTTCAGCGCACTGATTTAAATGAGTTTGTGGAGTGCTACAAAGCTGACAATCAAAACCTGCGCAAACCGACTTGGTCAGAGGAAAATCCTGACGGGCGCTGGCGAGTTTATTCGTATGAAGAATTGCTTCAGCGCGACAAGCTGAGCTTGGATATTTTCTGGCTCAGAGATGAAAGCCTTGAAAGTTCAGCCAATTTGCCTGATGCCGACATCATCGCTGAAGAAATTGCCGACGACCTGCGGGCGGCACTCAGTCAGTTTGAAGAGATTCAGGAGGATTTGCGGTCAGGCAAAACGCAACGTGCTACTTTAGCACCAGCCGCCGTTTAA
- a CDS encoding type II toxin-antitoxin system VapC family toxin — protein MLLDTSGLLCFFDDSDTRHTQAVAAIQSAITLLTHDYVLAEFIPLCQTRGLPRERALRFVRDLLANPMVEIRWTGEADYHQALALLEARRDKTYSLCDAYSFVLMRERGLIEALTTDKHFEQEGFIKLLPS, from the coding sequence ATGTTGCTGGACACGTCCGGGCTACTGTGTTTTTTCGATGACAGCGACACCCGCCACACGCAAGCCGTCGCCGCCATTCAATCCGCCATAACCTTACTCACGCACGATTATGTGTTGGCGGAATTCATCCCCTTGTGCCAGACGCGCGGATTGCCGCGTGAGCGGGCGTTGCGGTTTGTGCGCGACTTGCTGGCGAACCCGATGGTTGAAATCCGCTGGACAGGTGAGGCCGATTATCACCAAGCCTTAGCCTTGCTCGAAGCCCGCCGTGACAAGACTTATTCGCTGTGCGACGCCTACAGTTTTGTGCTGATGCGCGAGCGTGGTCTGATCGAGGCCCTCACGACGGACAAGCATTTTGAGCAAGAAGGGTTTATCAAACTGCTGCCTTCCTGA